In the genome of Leptospira dzoumogneensis, one region contains:
- the gspN gene encoding type II secretion system protein GspN — protein sequence MARAKKIEIEEEEELISNEEEEFLTMELEELPPEEEEDTPRFSLKQKLILIGSGTSSFLLFLILLFPYENIVRQFMSSSGQPSSVFFNELSVSVLLGKVSVKSMEIMGQTFKIRSKDAQIKAGLFSLLRKKVNGDFEIEELELDYDGQTLGNIGELEGHLQLDSLSVPASRFGGAFSLKMPEGKFGSFPNLPEIPFIGKIENFFINKILITSRIDQGMVEFEEFIIDTSVARLDLHGNLRLSDSLPSSQLNLRVCFELERNFASAAENQIIVGALDLLEKGGSGKCIPITGTFQRPEFKIPGLNAPAGLPGSPAP from the coding sequence ATGGCTCGCGCAAAAAAGATAGAAATAGAAGAAGAGGAAGAACTAATCTCCAACGAAGAAGAAGAATTTCTCACGATGGAATTGGAGGAGCTACCTCCGGAAGAAGAGGAAGATACTCCTAGATTCTCTCTCAAACAAAAACTCATATTGATCGGAAGCGGGACCAGTTCCTTCCTTCTATTTTTGATCCTATTATTCCCTTACGAAAATATAGTCCGACAATTCATGTCTTCCTCCGGACAACCAAGCAGCGTATTTTTTAACGAATTATCAGTTTCAGTTCTGCTCGGAAAAGTTTCCGTAAAATCAATGGAGATCATGGGCCAAACATTTAAGATCAGGTCTAAGGATGCTCAGATCAAGGCAGGACTTTTTTCCTTATTAAGAAAAAAAGTAAACGGAGATTTCGAAATTGAAGAATTGGAACTAGACTACGACGGCCAAACCCTTGGAAACATAGGGGAGTTAGAAGGCCACTTACAGTTGGATTCTTTGTCGGTCCCGGCCAGCAGATTCGGCGGAGCATTCTCCCTCAAAATGCCGGAAGGAAAATTCGGATCCTTTCCGAACCTTCCTGAAATTCCTTTTATAGGAAAAATAGAGAACTTTTTCATCAATAAGATACTCATCACTTCCAGAATCGACCAAGGAATGGTAGAGTTCGAAGAATTTATCATAGATACATCCGTTGCAAGATTGGATCTTCACGGAAACTTGAGACTTTCGGATTCACTTCCCAGTTCTCAATTGAACTTAAGAGTTTGTTTCGAGTTAGAAAGAAATTTTGCCTCTGCTGCAGAAAACCAGATCATTGTAGGTGCATTGGATCTTTTAGAAAAGGGCGGAAGTGGAAAATGTATCCCGATCACCGGAACTTTCCAAAGACCTGAATTTAAGATCCCAGGCTTAAACGCTCCGGCAGGTTTACCTGGTAGCCCAGCTCCTTAA
- a CDS encoding vitamin B12-dependent ribonucleotide reductase, which translates to MKLNKHFTSPEKGFSKDLNWVKRNSKISNPDGSVVFEAKDILVPDQWSQVAVDILAQKYFRRKGVPKYLKKVDEKGIPEWLQRSEPDTEKLSSLKAEDRFGGEASAQEVFHRLAGCWTYWGYKYGYFSDEESAKTFYEEVSFMLASQMAAPNSPQWFNTGLHWAYGIDGKSQGHFYVDPTSGKLVKSSSAYEHPQPHACFIQSVDDDLVNEGGIMDLWVREARLFKYGSGTGTNFSNLRAENESLSGGGKSSGLMSFLKIGDRAAGAIKSGGTTRRAAKMVCLDVDHPDIDRFVDWKVEEEKKVASLVTGSILNNRHLNAIMKACYEMEGEDRFEPKKNSALKRAIVEAKKVLIPDNYIKRVIDLARQGYKELIFEELTTDWQSEAYNTVSGQNSNNSVRLPNEFMNAVEQDLPWHLYNRTEKEKALKEKRAAKPAKTIRARDLWDRISFAAWSSADPGTQYHTTINEWHTCPEDGNINASNPCSEYMFLDNTACNLASANLQKFVDPETLVFDVESFRYLCRLWTIILEISVTMAQFPSREIAELSYKFRTLGLGYANLGSALMIMGIPYDSKEAMAITGAITSVMHMTAYATSAEMSKELGPFPGYEKNKKHMLRVLRNHKRAAYNVPSEDYEGLTITPVGIDPAYCPSYLLKAAQEDSDKAVSLGEAHGYRNAQVTVIAPTGTIGLVMDCDTTGIEPDFALVKFKKLAGGGYFKIINQSVPLALRKLGYSPSEIESIVNYCKGHATLNGAPVINTQSLKEKGFTNEILEKVESSLPYAFDINFAFNKFNLGENFLQKNLGIAKETYDSFTFNLLEHLGFSKDEINKANDYVCGTMTIENAPYLKEKDYPVFDCANKCGKYGKRYLSYESHIRTMAAAQPFISGAISKTINLPEDATIEDIKNAYYISWKMMVKANALYRDGSKLSQPLNSVLELLNGIELEEQEEIAEAAVAKDPSQFAEKIVYKYISHRRKLPNRRAGYTQKAVVGGHKVYLRTGEYEDGQLGEIFVDMHKEGAAFRSLMNAFAISVSLGLQHGVPLEEFVDAFTFFKFEPNGIVTGNKHIKMSTSVIDFIFRELAITYLGRYDLGQVAPEDLRGDEIGSRKSSESIQPKAPVSQPTASAVVETAPASEPETISYSQMMIKEKPTSGIALMEEIKMARIKGYTGDSCTECGSFEMVRNGSCLKCMSCGATTGCS; encoded by the coding sequence ATGAAGCTAAATAAACATTTCACTTCACCCGAGAAGGGATTTTCTAAGGACCTAAACTGGGTTAAGAGGAATTCTAAGATCTCTAACCCTGACGGATCCGTTGTTTTCGAAGCTAAGGACATTCTTGTTCCAGACCAGTGGTCTCAAGTTGCAGTAGATATTCTTGCCCAGAAGTATTTCAGACGCAAAGGAGTGCCAAAATACTTAAAAAAAGTAGATGAAAAAGGCATTCCAGAATGGTTACAGCGCTCTGAACCGGACACTGAAAAACTTTCTTCTTTAAAAGCGGAAGATCGTTTTGGTGGAGAGGCTTCTGCACAGGAAGTTTTCCATCGTTTAGCGGGCTGCTGGACCTATTGGGGATATAAATACGGTTATTTTTCAGACGAAGAAAGTGCTAAAACTTTCTATGAAGAAGTCTCTTTCATGCTGGCTTCTCAAATGGCGGCTCCTAACTCCCCTCAATGGTTCAATACTGGATTACATTGGGCGTACGGGATCGACGGTAAGTCCCAAGGACATTTTTATGTGGATCCTACCAGTGGAAAATTGGTAAAATCTTCTTCCGCATATGAACATCCACAACCTCATGCATGTTTTATCCAAAGTGTGGATGATGATTTAGTGAATGAAGGTGGTATCATGGATCTTTGGGTCCGTGAGGCTCGCCTATTCAAATACGGTTCCGGAACCGGAACCAACTTCTCCAACCTGAGGGCGGAAAACGAATCCCTTTCCGGTGGTGGAAAAAGTTCCGGTTTAATGAGTTTCTTGAAGATCGGAGACCGTGCTGCAGGCGCGATCAAATCCGGTGGAACCACTCGTCGTGCTGCTAAAATGGTATGTTTGGATGTAGATCATCCGGATATAGATCGTTTCGTAGATTGGAAAGTAGAAGAAGAGAAAAAAGTAGCTTCTCTTGTGACCGGATCCATTCTGAACAACAGACATCTAAATGCGATCATGAAAGCTTGTTACGAGATGGAGGGAGAGGATCGTTTCGAACCTAAAAAGAACTCCGCTCTTAAAAGGGCGATCGTAGAAGCTAAGAAAGTTTTAATCCCTGATAATTATATCAAGAGAGTGATCGATCTTGCGAGACAAGGTTATAAAGAACTTATTTTCGAAGAATTGACCACCGACTGGCAATCAGAAGCATATAATACTGTTTCCGGACAGAACAGCAATAACTCGGTTCGTCTTCCGAATGAGTTCATGAATGCTGTAGAACAAGATCTTCCTTGGCATTTATATAATAGAACCGAAAAAGAAAAAGCTCTCAAAGAAAAAAGGGCCGCTAAACCTGCAAAAACCATCAGAGCAAGAGATCTTTGGGACAGAATTTCTTTTGCAGCTTGGTCTTCTGCGGACCCTGGAACTCAGTATCATACTACCATCAATGAATGGCATACTTGTCCTGAAGACGGAAACATCAATGCTTCCAACCCATGTTCAGAGTATATGTTCTTGGACAATACTGCATGTAACCTGGCTTCTGCGAACTTACAGAAATTTGTAGATCCTGAAACTCTGGTTTTTGATGTAGAAAGTTTCCGTTATCTTTGCCGTCTCTGGACAATCATCCTTGAGATCTCTGTGACTATGGCTCAATTCCCTTCCAGAGAGATCGCAGAACTTTCTTATAAGTTCAGAACTCTTGGATTAGGATATGCAAACCTTGGTTCTGCATTGATGATCATGGGAATTCCTTATGATTCTAAAGAAGCAATGGCGATCACCGGTGCAATCACTTCCGTTATGCATATGACTGCTTATGCTACTTCTGCGGAAATGTCGAAGGAACTCGGACCATTCCCTGGTTATGAGAAGAACAAAAAGCATATGCTTAGAGTTCTAAGAAACCATAAGAGAGCGGCCTATAATGTTCCTTCCGAAGATTACGAAGGTCTGACTATCACTCCTGTAGGAATTGATCCTGCATACTGCCCTTCTTACCTTTTAAAAGCTGCTCAGGAAGATTCTGACAAAGCGGTTTCTTTGGGAGAAGCTCACGGATATAGAAACGCACAAGTTACAGTGATTGCTCCTACCGGGACCATCGGTCTTGTAATGGATTGTGATACTACCGGTATCGAGCCTGATTTCGCGTTAGTGAAATTCAAAAAATTAGCGGGTGGCGGTTATTTTAAAATTATCAACCAATCCGTTCCTTTGGCTCTTCGCAAATTGGGATACTCCCCGTCCGAGATTGAATCTATCGTAAACTATTGTAAGGGACATGCTACCTTAAACGGAGCTCCTGTAATCAATACCCAAAGCCTGAAAGAGAAAGGTTTCACGAATGAGATCTTGGAAAAAGTAGAATCTTCTCTTCCTTACGCGTTCGATATCAATTTTGCATTCAATAAGTTCAACTTAGGTGAGAATTTCTTACAAAAGAACCTTGGTATTGCAAAAGAAACTTACGATTCTTTCACATTCAATCTTCTCGAGCATTTAGGTTTCTCTAAAGATGAGATCAATAAAGCAAACGATTATGTTTGTGGAACAATGACCATCGAGAACGCTCCTTACTTAAAAGAGAAAGATTATCCTGTATTCGATTGTGCGAACAAGTGCGGTAAATACGGAAAACGTTATCTTTCCTATGAGTCCCATATCCGCACTATGGCTGCTGCTCAGCCTTTTATCAGCGGTGCGATCTCCAAGACGATCAACCTTCCGGAAGATGCAACGATCGAAGATATTAAAAACGCTTACTATATCTCTTGGAAGATGATGGTAAAAGCGAATGCTCTGTACCGCGACGGATCTAAACTTTCTCAACCTTTGAACTCTGTTCTCGAACTTCTAAACGGAATCGAGTTAGAGGAACAAGAAGAGATCGCAGAAGCTGCAGTTGCTAAAGATCCTTCTCAGTTTGCGGAAAAGATCGTTTATAAGTATATCTCTCATAGACGTAAACTTCCTAACAGAAGAGCCGGTTATACTCAAAAAGCGGTCGTTGGCGGTCACAAAGTTTATTTAAGAACCGGTGAATACGAAGACGGACAACTCGGAGAGATCTTCGTGGATATGCACAAAGAAGGCGCAGCATTCAGAAGTTTGATGAATGCATTCGCGATTTCAGTATCTTTAGGTCTACAACATGGGGTTCCATTAGAAGAGTTTGTGGACGCATTCACATTCTTCAAATTCGAGCCGAATGGTATCGTAACCGGAAACAAACATATCAAAATGAGTACTTCCGTAATCGATTTCATCTTCAGAGAATTGGCAATCACCTACCTCGGAAGATATGATCTTGGTCAAGTAGCACCGGAAGATCTTAGAGGAGACGAGATCGGATCCAGAAAATCTTCTGAGTCCATCCAGCCTAAGGCGCCTGTTTCGCAACCTACAGCTTCTGCGGTAGTGGAAACTGCTCCTGCTTCCGAGCCGGAAACAATTTCCTATTCTCAGATGATGATCAAGGAGAAGCCTACTTCAGGGATTGCTCTTATGGAAGAGATCAAAATGGCAAGGATCAAAGGTTATACTGGAGATTCCTGTACAGAATGTGGATCTTTCGAGATGGTAAGAAACGGTTCTTGTTTGAAATGTATGTCCTGCGGGGCGACTACTGGATGCTCTTGA
- a CDS encoding membrane dipeptidase codes for MNYRSIRRSVFGFVVCTMFFAGSVSVFADPYWGTFKKDSCTSIFPGKRQYSAILYGIPSGQSWETTCANMGATINGQVFTKPSRCKNTGLNMWGEFDVLDDSCEANWSATDDGGAYNWTHKNDGCQTSGTYAGKRKYSSRIWNVVGITWEAACAQLPITIAGKTYTTPTKCVNTGTTGMWGEWYVADSSCESAPKAYARGAQDSLKRTGTLSGYVDLHTHPMAHLGFGGVIFHGAPYGEPATALADCPSMSNEGHSAGHSRVEAIVQDDIIGALLSTAKHDNRGYASFPYWPANNSYTHQTMYYEWIKRAYEGGLRTMVVLAVNGDYMFGATDNGLPDIIKGIAIATDPVYDLNDMNTLRRQTQAVYDMQTWIDQKSGGAGLGWFRIVKSPSEAQSVIAAGKLAVVLGAEVDYLVDCTTTTCTDSMITQGVQAMYDAGLRYIFPIHLKTNGFGGAGLYNILGSGTKYDCKHYGQDCNVAGLTSYGPKIMKALMQKGMIIDVGHMSARSLEGALTYAEQQSYPGIVTGHTGVYDMANKGNRHEANPTGAALKRIIALGGMIGLIPGQGNLDEVGEWRQNSDGSYISHACGGTTQTFAQSYQYLRNLIGDQAYDGRISVGTDFNGFAHMPGPRYGTRACPGGVSTITQPDSAKVGYPFAPDASIRKAATLSALPSLGKYTFGNRTFDFNTEGAAHIGLMPDFFEDLRQQGLKRSDLEPVYRSADFFATMWQNAVTRGASIQ; via the coding sequence ATGAATTATCGGTCAATACGAAGGTCCGTATTCGGCTTCGTAGTATGTACGATGTTTTTCGCAGGAAGTGTATCCGTATTTGCGGATCCTTATTGGGGAACATTCAAAAAGGATAGCTGTACGTCGATTTTCCCTGGCAAACGCCAGTATTCAGCAATCCTTTACGGGATCCCTTCGGGCCAAAGCTGGGAAACTACCTGTGCAAATATGGGAGCAACCATTAACGGCCAAGTATTTACTAAGCCTAGTCGTTGTAAGAACACCGGTTTAAATATGTGGGGAGAATTCGATGTACTAGACGACTCCTGCGAAGCAAACTGGTCTGCAACAGATGACGGCGGAGCATATAACTGGACTCATAAGAATGACGGCTGCCAGACTTCTGGAACTTACGCGGGTAAAAGAAAATATTCTTCCCGTATTTGGAACGTAGTAGGTATCACCTGGGAAGCTGCATGTGCTCAATTGCCCATCACAATCGCAGGTAAAACTTATACAACTCCTACAAAATGTGTGAATACCGGTACCACTGGAATGTGGGGAGAATGGTATGTTGCAGATTCAAGTTGTGAGTCCGCTCCAAAAGCGTATGCAAGAGGTGCCCAGGATTCTCTCAAAAGAACAGGAACTCTTTCAGGTTATGTGGATCTTCATACTCACCCAATGGCTCACCTAGGTTTCGGAGGAGTAATCTTCCATGGTGCTCCTTATGGAGAACCGGCAACTGCGCTCGCAGATTGCCCTAGTATGTCTAACGAAGGCCACTCTGCAGGACACTCCAGAGTAGAAGCGATCGTTCAAGATGATATTATCGGAGCTCTACTTTCTACGGCAAAACATGATAATAGAGGATACGCAAGTTTCCCTTATTGGCCCGCAAACAATAGCTACACTCACCAAACAATGTATTATGAGTGGATCAAACGTGCCTATGAAGGCGGCCTACGAACTATGGTTGTTCTTGCCGTGAACGGTGATTATATGTTCGGAGCAACAGACAACGGTCTTCCGGATATTATCAAAGGTATCGCTATTGCAACTGATCCAGTTTATGATCTAAACGACATGAACACTTTACGTCGCCAGACCCAAGCAGTATACGATATGCAAACTTGGATCGATCAGAAAAGCGGTGGAGCGGGACTCGGATGGTTCCGTATAGTAAAATCTCCTTCGGAAGCACAAAGTGTGATCGCTGCAGGTAAATTAGCAGTAGTTTTAGGTGCGGAAGTAGATTACCTAGTAGATTGTACTACCACAACTTGTACGGATTCAATGATCACCCAAGGTGTCCAAGCAATGTATGACGCAGGTTTACGTTATATATTCCCGATCCACTTGAAAACAAACGGATTCGGTGGAGCTGGTCTCTATAATATCCTGGGAAGCGGGACAAAGTATGACTGTAAACATTACGGACAAGATTGTAACGTAGCAGGTTTAACTTCTTACGGACCTAAGATCATGAAAGCGCTAATGCAAAAGGGGATGATCATCGATGTGGGTCACATGTCCGCAAGATCCTTGGAAGGAGCTTTAACTTACGCAGAGCAACAATCTTATCCAGGTATCGTTACCGGTCACACAGGTGTATATGATATGGCGAATAAAGGAAATCGTCATGAGGCAAATCCAACAGGAGCAGCTCTGAAACGTATCATCGCATTAGGTGGAATGATCGGACTGATCCCAGGACAAGGAAACTTGGACGAAGTAGGTGAGTGGAGACAGAACTCCGACGGTTCTTATATCTCTCACGCCTGTGGGGGAACCACCCAGACATTTGCACAATCCTATCAGTATCTTAGAAATCTGATCGGAGACCAAGCATATGACGGAAGAATTTCAGTCGGAACCGACTTTAACGGATTCGCTCATATGCCTGGACCTCGTTATGGAACTCGTGCATGTCCAGGAGGAGTGTCTACAATCACTCAACCTGATTCCGCTAAAGTAGGATATCCATTTGCTCCGGATGCTTCCATTAGAAAAGCTGCAACTCTTTCAGCTTTACCTTCTCTTGGAAAATATACTTTCGGGAACAGGACATTCGACTTCAATACGGAAGGTGCGGCTCATATCGGACTTATGCCTGACTTCTTCGAAGATTTAAGACAGCAAGGACTCAAACGTTCCGATCTGGAACCGGTGTATCGTTCCGCTGACTTCTTCGCTACTATGTGGCAAAATGCAGTCACAAGAGGTGCAAGTATCCAATAA
- a CDS encoding LytR/AlgR family response regulator transcription factor, which translates to MVRAVLVEDDKLMARTIQHYCREAFGKSLVSLKTFDELTPALYSIKENPIDLLLLDINLKGQSGYEILKLPEKDSFYTIVISSDKQNAVSAFDFGVLDFVAKPFTRERFIAAIDRMKSASASKADSMRKNSISLKKDGMIEVIRFQDILYLEASGNFTEIHLKSGRKELIRKTMESVLAELNSDFFRSHRSFIINLSEVKKILHGKGNHFKVLLGDSAEVALSRSNYNTLKDMLG; encoded by the coding sequence ATGGTGAGAGCGGTTCTAGTTGAGGATGATAAGCTGATGGCAAGGACCATCCAGCATTATTGCAGAGAGGCATTCGGAAAAAGCCTAGTCTCTCTCAAAACATTCGATGAATTGACTCCTGCTTTATATAGTATAAAGGAAAATCCTATAGACCTTCTACTTTTGGATATCAATCTAAAAGGACAATCAGGTTATGAGATACTAAAACTTCCTGAAAAAGATTCATTCTATACGATAGTGATCTCTTCGGATAAACAAAATGCAGTAAGTGCATTTGATTTCGGAGTATTGGATTTTGTGGCAAAACCATTCACTAGAGAAAGATTTATTGCAGCAATAGATCGTATGAAGTCTGCCTCGGCTTCTAAAGCGGATTCTATGCGTAAGAATAGTATCTCCTTAAAGAAAGATGGGATGATAGAAGTGATCCGCTTTCAAGACATTCTATACTTAGAAGCATCCGGTAATTTTACCGAGATCCATCTTAAGTCCGGCCGCAAAGAACTGATCCGTAAAACAATGGAATCCGTTCTGGCAGAACTCAATTCGGATTTCTTCCGTTCTCATAGATCTTTTATTATCAATCTATCCGAAGTAAAAAAGATACTTCATGGAAAAGGAAATCATTTCAAAGTCCTTCTAGGCGATTCCGCAGAAGTTGCCCTGTCCAGATCAAATTATAATACTCTAAAAGATATGCTGGGTTGA
- a CDS encoding sensor histidine kinase has protein sequence MQALLRFLFGLNYRFALRQYRKAKILSSVNFAPVFTRNAYLEILIVLRYVYLILPIIILPFAFYDLVDAFSDAKDNSFVLFDLVFYSVFLTMNVLLNSGRLHRADLDRIKLFCRIGVLLLSLTGTCITVVVFPRLPEISLFSTAMFSVAIMFRFPDHTKYFIYTINYAILYGFIYYSGNREPVLIQNPLVTLFLILIFDRVSFLTLANTYLKTQRIIRLNERLREEDTNKSDMISIAVHDLKSPLSGIMSISTILRKNLKSFSDKEKKEILTDIESSSRKILGHIDDLVGIAASGFENIKIDYDVFNLNSYIRSTIQNFDYQASLKRIKFHTQFDKEDLKIRSDRKAVASILDNLVSNAVKYSPPGGAIFIHSKLIKENGDFIQIQIRDEGKGFTDEDKKLLFSRFTRLSAKPTGNEPSSGVGLYAVHRLVELLGAKISLESNPGQGATFTLLFSKMKISD, from the coding sequence ATGCAGGCGTTACTTCGGTTTCTTTTCGGGCTTAATTATCGTTTTGCACTTAGGCAGTATAGAAAGGCAAAGATACTTTCTTCCGTAAATTTTGCCCCGGTATTTACCCGAAACGCTTATCTGGAAATTCTGATCGTACTCAGATATGTGTATCTGATCCTTCCTATCATCATTTTACCGTTTGCATTCTATGATCTGGTGGACGCATTTTCGGATGCTAAGGACAATTCATTCGTTTTATTCGATCTTGTATTTTATTCCGTCTTTTTGACAATGAATGTACTTTTGAATTCGGGCCGTTTGCATAGAGCGGATCTGGATCGGATCAAGTTGTTTTGTAGGATCGGGGTACTTCTTCTTTCCCTGACCGGGACTTGTATCACTGTTGTTGTTTTTCCCAGGCTTCCTGAAATTTCACTCTTCTCCACTGCTATGTTCAGTGTGGCGATCATGTTTAGATTTCCGGACCATACTAAGTATTTTATCTATACGATCAATTATGCGATCCTATACGGTTTTATTTATTATAGCGGGAATAGAGAGCCTGTACTTATACAAAACCCACTCGTTACCTTGTTTTTGATCCTAATTTTTGATCGTGTATCCTTCTTAACTTTGGCGAATACTTATCTTAAAACCCAAAGGATCATTCGTTTGAATGAAAGATTAAGGGAAGAAGATACGAATAAAAGTGATATGATCAGTATTGCAGTCCATGATCTAAAAAGCCCACTTTCAGGGATCATGAGTATTAGTACGATCCTACGTAAAAATCTAAAATCGTTTTCGGATAAGGAGAAGAAGGAGATCCTTACCGATATAGAAAGTTCTTCCAGAAAAATTCTGGGGCATATCGATGATCTTGTCGGGATCGCTGCTTCCGGTTTTGAGAATATTAAGATAGATTATGATGTTTTTAATCTAAATTCTTATATAAGATCTACTATCCAAAACTTCGATTACCAAGCTTCTCTCAAAAGAATAAAATTCCATACTCAATTTGATAAGGAAGATCTAAAGATCCGTTCGGATAGGAAAGCAGTAGCGAGTATTTTAGATAATTTGGTTTCAAATGCGGTAAAATATTCTCCTCCAGGCGGGGCTATATTCATCCATTCTAAATTGATAAAGGAGAATGGCGATTTTATACAGATCCAGATCAGGGACGAAGGAAAAGGATTCACTGATGAGGATAAAAAACTTTTATTCTCCAGATTCACTCGACTCTCTGCTAAGCCTACCGGCAACGAACCATCTAGTGGTGTAGGACTTTATGCGGTTCATAGACTAGTAGAACTACTCGGCGCAAAGATCAGTTTGGAAAGTAATCCTGGACAAGGTGCGACATTCACACTTCTATTTTCTAAAATGAAAATTTCAGATTGA